One Streptomyces sp. NBC_00223 genomic window carries:
- a CDS encoding maleylpyruvate isomerase family mycothiol-dependent enzyme, whose product MTLQRPDPVTDTTAVAEATERLLDAVAALPEPALAEPSLLPGWTRGHVLAHLARNADGLRNLLTWARTGTETPMYDSAEARDQEIERDAGRPLAEHLDDLRASARRLAEATAEVPPAAWAAQVALRTGRVIAAAEIPYRRLVEVLLHHVDLDIGYGCADLPAGFAARELALLADGLTGHEGIAAVRLEDTGDGSRWTIGAAAEPDLAVSGSTSALLTWVSGRGSGDDLAVAPEGPLPVLPPLG is encoded by the coding sequence GTGACTCTTCAACGACCCGATCCGGTGACGGACACCACCGCCGTGGCGGAAGCCACCGAGCGGCTGCTCGACGCCGTCGCCGCGCTGCCGGAGCCCGCCCTCGCCGAGCCGTCGCTGCTGCCCGGCTGGACCCGCGGCCATGTGCTGGCCCACCTCGCCCGCAACGCCGACGGCCTGCGCAATCTGCTCACCTGGGCGCGTACCGGCACCGAGACGCCGATGTACGACAGCGCCGAGGCCAGGGACCAGGAGATCGAGCGGGACGCCGGGCGCCCGCTCGCCGAGCACCTGGACGACCTGCGGGCCTCCGCGCGGCGGCTGGCCGAGGCCACCGCCGAGGTTCCGCCCGCCGCCTGGGCCGCGCAGGTCGCCCTGCGCACCGGCAGGGTCATCGCCGCCGCCGAGATCCCCTACCGGCGGCTGGTCGAGGTGCTGCTGCACCACGTCGACCTGGACATCGGCTACGGCTGCGCCGACCTGCCCGCCGGGTTCGCCGCCCGCGAGCTGGCGCTGCTCGCCGACGGGCTCACCGGCCACGAGGGGATCGCCGCCGTACGGCTGGAGGACACCGGCGACGGCTCGCGCTGGACGATCGGCGCCGCGGCCGAACCCGACCTCGCGGTCAGCGGCTCCACCAGCGCCCTGCTCACCTGGGTCAGCGGACGCGGCAGCGGCGACGACCTGGCCGTGGCGCCCGAGGGCCCGCTTCCGGTCCTGCCGCCGCTAGGCTGA
- a CDS encoding MBL fold metallo-hydrolase, producing the protein MAYTGEVTVGGTPDVHELEDLIITKVAVGPMNNNAYLLRCRATDEQLLIDAANDAETLLDVVGSDRLGSVVTTHQHGDHWQALRAVVDATGARTYAGRADAEGIPVATDVLLDDGDTVSFGRVRLTARHLVGHTPGSVALVYDDPHGHPHVFTGDCLFPGGVGNTHDDAAAFTSLLNDVETKLFDALPDETWVYPGHGNDTSLGAERPHLPEWRERGW; encoded by the coding sequence ATGGCGTATACGGGAGAGGTCACGGTCGGCGGCACGCCCGACGTGCACGAACTGGAAGACCTGATCATCACCAAGGTCGCGGTCGGCCCCATGAACAACAACGCGTATCTGCTGCGCTGCCGGGCCACCGACGAGCAGCTGCTGATCGACGCGGCCAACGACGCGGAGACCCTGCTCGACGTGGTCGGCTCCGACCGGCTCGGCTCGGTCGTCACGACCCACCAGCACGGCGACCACTGGCAGGCCCTGCGCGCGGTCGTGGACGCGACCGGCGCCCGCACCTACGCCGGGCGGGCCGACGCGGAGGGCATCCCCGTCGCCACGGACGTCCTGCTGGACGACGGCGACACGGTCTCCTTCGGCCGGGTGCGGCTGACCGCCCGCCACCTCGTCGGCCACACGCCCGGCAGCGTCGCCCTCGTCTACGACGACCCGCACGGCCATCCGCACGTCTTCACGGGCGACTGCCTCTTCCCGGGCGGCGTCGGCAACACGCACGACGACGCGGCGGCCTTCACCTCGCTGCTGAACGATGTCGAGACCAAGCTCTTCGACGCCCTCCCGGACGAGACCTGGGTCTACCCCGGTCACGGCAACGACACGTCGCTGGGCGCCGAGCGCCCCCACCTCCCCGAATGGCGCGAACGCGGCTGGTGA
- a CDS encoding N-acetyltransferase, with protein MNWLPDSFVHPTHVPLPGGGHHLRPIAGSDTDLDYPAVMGSRERLWSIYGEAWGWPPATMTYEADLADLKRHEAEMVAHESFNYALFDAAESALLGCVYIDPPQKTGADAEISWWLVDEHAATGLQQTLDAFVPRWMAESWPFARPRYVGRDLSWADWTALPDAG; from the coding sequence ATGAACTGGCTTCCCGACAGCTTCGTCCACCCGACGCACGTCCCGCTTCCCGGCGGCGGCCACCACCTGCGGCCGATCGCCGGGAGCGACACCGACCTGGACTACCCGGCGGTCATGGGCTCCCGTGAGCGGCTGTGGTCGATCTACGGCGAGGCCTGGGGATGGCCGCCGGCCACCATGACGTACGAGGCGGATCTCGCCGACCTCAAACGGCACGAAGCCGAGATGGTGGCCCACGAATCGTTCAACTACGCGCTCTTCGACGCAGCCGAGTCCGCCCTGCTCGGCTGCGTCTACATCGATCCGCCGCAGAAGACCGGGGCCGACGCCGAGATCTCCTGGTGGCTGGTGGACGAACACGCCGCTACCGGACTTCAGCAGACGCTCGACGCGTTCGTCCCCCGCTGGATGGCCGAGAGTTGGCCCTTCGCCCGCCCCCGCTACGTGGGGCGCGATCTGTCCTGGGCCGACTGGACGGCCCTCCCCGACGCCGGCTGA
- a CDS encoding PASTA domain-containing protein codes for MRYGRTSVAGIAAVTAATLALTGCGGHKKTGVTRALPTLTGLTLTTARGAATTAGFKNVETHDATGGGRKTDGTWKVCFQTPNAGGSADTGTTVQLGLARPTESCPGTDQGKPSPAHTTHKTSTHRSTIHHSTHRSSRRHH; via the coding sequence ATGCGTTACGGCCGTACGTCCGTGGCGGGCATAGCCGCCGTCACCGCCGCCACTCTCGCGCTGACCGGGTGCGGCGGGCACAAGAAGACCGGCGTCACACGGGCGCTGCCCACGCTGACCGGGCTGACGTTGACCACCGCGCGCGGCGCCGCGACAACCGCGGGGTTCAAGAACGTCGAGACCCATGACGCGACCGGCGGGGGACGGAAGACCGACGGCACCTGGAAGGTCTGCTTCCAGACGCCGAACGCGGGCGGCTCCGCCGACACCGGCACGACCGTACAACTGGGGCTGGCGCGCCCCACCGAAAGCTGCCCCGGCACGGACCAGGGCAAGCCGTCCCCGGCGCACACCACCCACAAGACGTCGACACACCGGTCGACCATCCACCACAGCACTCACCGCTCCAGCAGGCGCCACCACTGA
- a CDS encoding cytochrome c oxidase assembly protein: protein MASALALPELTGSRFLDVWQLDGPALAVVVLLGAAYAYGVRRRRRAGERWPLWRTLAFFVLGLGTIVFATMSSLAVYDQVLFWPAAVQNILLDLFAPLGLALGDPLALADPKGRLRRAFTSRPVRALTYPLVSSVLVLASELTIYFTPYFATALAHQPVRQLMHLQLLLTGCLFVLPMLSRQELLPRWCSHPVRALLVFADGLFDSVPGIVVMTSGTLVAGHWYTDHPRTWGPSVRHDQLLGGGLMLTLAELVGLPFLLLVFMEWWRAERVKTAELDARLDREALATAVPQPAASAAPAPGTSAAVASTSSTAVAPPELTRPWWETDEGEVGTRMRHRR from the coding sequence GTGGCGAGCGCTCTGGCCCTGCCCGAGCTGACCGGATCACGGTTCCTCGACGTCTGGCAGCTCGATGGCCCCGCCCTCGCCGTCGTCGTGCTGCTCGGCGCGGCCTACGCCTACGGGGTGCGGCGCAGAAGGCGCGCGGGGGAGCGGTGGCCGCTGTGGCGGACGCTGGCGTTCTTCGTCCTGGGCCTGGGCACGATCGTGTTCGCGACGATGTCCTCGCTCGCGGTGTACGACCAGGTGCTGTTCTGGCCCGCGGCCGTGCAGAACATCCTGCTCGACCTCTTCGCGCCGCTCGGCCTGGCCCTCGGCGACCCCCTCGCGCTGGCCGACCCCAAGGGCCGGCTGCGCCGCGCCTTCACCTCGCGTCCGGTCCGCGCGCTGACGTACCCCCTGGTCAGCTCGGTGCTGGTGCTGGCCTCCGAGCTGACCATCTACTTCACGCCGTACTTCGCCACCGCGCTCGCCCACCAGCCGGTACGTCAGCTGATGCATCTGCAACTGCTGCTCACCGGCTGTCTGTTCGTGCTGCCGATGCTCAGCCGCCAGGAACTGCTGCCGCGTTGGTGCAGCCATCCCGTACGGGCGCTGCTGGTCTTCGCCGACGGGCTCTTCGACTCGGTTCCCGGCATCGTCGTGATGACCAGCGGCACGCTCGTGGCCGGGCACTGGTACACCGACCATCCGCGCACCTGGGGGCCCAGCGTCCGGCACGACCAACTCCTCGGCGGCGGCCTGATGCTGACCCTCGCCGAACTCGTCGGCCTGCCCTTCCTGTTGCTGGTCTTCATGGAGTGGTGGCGCGCGGAACGCGTGAAGACCGCGGAGCTGGACGCCCGGCTCGACCGCGAGGCCCTGGCGACCGCCGTCCCGCAGCCCGCCGCGTCGGCCGCGCCCGCTCCGGGTACGTCTGCGGCGGTCGCGTCCACCTCAAGCACTGCCGTGGCACCGCCCGAACTGACCCGCCCGTGGTGGGAGACCGACGAGGGCGAGGTCGGCACCCGTATGCGCCACCGCCGCTGA
- a CDS encoding TerC family protein — protein MDVSLALWTLTIAGLCALIAADFVIGRTPHDVSLREAGTWTAVWIVLAGLFALGLLIFGGAQPAGEFVAGYLTEKSLSVDNLFVFVLIMAKFAVPSAYQQRVLFVGVLIALVLRAVFIAAGATLIASFSWVFYIFGAFLVWTAWKLLREARSGADQEEAEFEENRLLKAVERRVPSTGRYHGTRLLVTQDGKRLMTPLLVVMLAIGTTDVLFALDSIPAIFGLTQDPYIVFTANAFALMGLRQLYFLIGGLLKKLVHLSYGLSIVLGFIGVKLVLHALHESGVHVPEISIPVSLGVIVGVLAVTTVTSLFATRRAARERAADRIDA, from the coding sequence GTGGACGTCTCCCTCGCCCTGTGGACACTGACCATCGCGGGACTGTGCGCCCTCATCGCCGCCGACTTCGTGATCGGGCGCACCCCGCACGACGTGTCCCTCCGCGAGGCCGGCACCTGGACGGCCGTCTGGATCGTGCTCGCCGGACTCTTCGCCCTCGGCCTGCTGATCTTCGGCGGCGCCCAACCCGCGGGCGAGTTCGTCGCCGGTTACCTCACCGAGAAGTCCCTCAGCGTCGACAATCTCTTCGTCTTCGTCCTGATCATGGCGAAGTTCGCGGTGCCGTCCGCGTACCAGCAGCGCGTGCTGTTCGTCGGCGTGCTGATCGCCCTCGTGCTGCGCGCCGTCTTCATCGCCGCGGGCGCCACGCTGATCGCCAGCTTCTCGTGGGTGTTCTACATCTTCGGCGCCTTCCTCGTCTGGACCGCGTGGAAGCTGCTCCGGGAGGCGCGCTCGGGCGCCGACCAGGAGGAGGCCGAGTTCGAGGAGAACCGGCTGCTCAAGGCGGTCGAGCGACGCGTACCGAGCACCGGCCGCTACCACGGCACCCGGCTGCTCGTCACCCAGGACGGCAAGCGGCTGATGACCCCGCTGCTCGTCGTGATGCTCGCGATCGGCACCACCGACGTGCTCTTCGCGCTCGACTCGATCCCGGCCATCTTCGGCCTCACCCAGGACCCGTACATCGTCTTCACCGCCAACGCCTTCGCGCTGATGGGCCTGCGCCAGCTGTACTTCCTGATCGGCGGCCTGCTCAAGAAGCTGGTCCACCTCTCCTACGGTCTGTCGATCGTCCTCGGCTTCATCGGCGTCAAGCTGGTGCTGCACGCGCTCCACGAATCGGGGGTCCATGTGCCGGAGATCTCGATCCCGGTCTCCCTGGGCGTGATCGTCGGCGTGCTCGCCGTCACCACCGTGACCAGCCTGTTCGCCACCCGCCGAGCCGCCCGGGAGCGCGCCGCGGACCGTATCGACGCGTGA
- a CDS encoding TerD family protein has protein sequence MTAELVRGQNHPLPGNRLEIRVSAGTPVVAAVTLGDEQGRVVGDQGWLAHPGAPQLPGIEVPRQAAAEHRLAVDLGAMPEPVHRVHVLLALPPCRPGAPADFGAAPAPRLAVTTTPEGAGIAGFTITGLGAETALLAVELYRRQGVWKVRAVGQGYEGGLPALLLDQGVPEPGAVAGRIHEAVGREQSRSVALPGGTASRPAASGAGTTEGAATAAGSVAASAPAATAPAAPAASATTPAIPAASATTPAIPAASATTPAIPAASAPADGPVDYRHPRRGPAQAPAGPVPGRAGSPYSAPAPAPTPAAAGQTPPADRPPTPVAGDASGWTMEERLHNQVWGMFEDLARTVAAYRSAEDFAQSRHEQELDRLLADPLTRGGPAAEAARDEALNKQIALVDQARAVLDRDLAQLTAEAEVVEPALPPAFAGWENPVWHGYRVPSEPPMAVRLGNLSLPEAPELRIPLLARLPLERGLWIDSEDDRRLAMETAVSIAARLLASYPVGGFAVHALDPAGSGAGALAPLYAGGALVLPPPAAGAAGVSDVLGRLTERVDLLQMAMRGGAADALPPGFDTAEQLLIVNEFPYGFDDRAVNQLRYLADEGPAAGVHLLLVADREDAAAYGPVLDPLWRSMLRLTPEPSEHLADPWVGHAWTYEPALVPPGSQILTQVLRQLAAARPAYGP, from the coding sequence ATGACGGCCGAACTGGTCCGGGGGCAGAACCATCCGCTGCCCGGCAACCGGCTGGAGATCCGGGTGTCGGCCGGCACCCCCGTGGTGGCCGCGGTCACCCTCGGGGACGAACAGGGCCGGGTCGTCGGCGACCAGGGGTGGCTGGCCCACCCCGGCGCGCCGCAGCTGCCCGGTATCGAGGTGCCCAGGCAGGCCGCCGCCGAGCACCGTCTCGCGGTGGACCTCGGCGCGATGCCCGAGCCGGTGCACCGGGTGCATGTGCTGCTCGCGCTGCCGCCGTGCCGTCCGGGCGCGCCCGCGGACTTCGGCGCCGCGCCCGCCCCGCGTCTGGCCGTCACCACGACCCCGGAGGGCGCCGGGATCGCCGGGTTCACCATCACCGGCCTCGGCGCGGAGACGGCCCTGCTCGCCGTCGAGCTGTACCGGCGGCAGGGCGTGTGGAAGGTCCGCGCGGTCGGCCAGGGGTACGAGGGCGGACTGCCCGCGCTGCTGCTCGACCAGGGGGTTCCGGAGCCGGGCGCGGTCGCCGGGCGTATCCACGAGGCGGTGGGCCGCGAGCAGTCCCGCTCGGTGGCGCTCCCGGGTGGGACGGCGAGCCGCCCGGCGGCTTCCGGGGCGGGTACGACGGAGGGTGCGGCTACGGCGGCGGGGTCCGTCGCTGCGTCCGCGCCTGCCGCCACCGCGCCTGCCGCACCGGCTGCGTCGGCCACCACGCCTGCCATACCGGCTGCGTCGGCCACCACGCCTGCCATACCGGCTGCGTCGGCCACCACGCCTGCCATACCGGCTGCGTCGGCCCCGGCCGACGGTCCCGTGGACTACCGGCACCCGCGCCGGGGGCCCGCCCAGGCACCCGCCGGGCCCGTGCCCGGCCGGGCCGGCTCGCCGTACAGCGCCCCTGCCCCCGCGCCCACTCCCGCCGCGGCCGGTCAGACGCCGCCCGCCGACCGCCCGCCCACCCCCGTCGCGGGCGACGCCAGCGGCTGGACGATGGAGGAGCGGCTGCACAACCAGGTGTGGGGCATGTTCGAGGACCTGGCCCGTACGGTCGCCGCCTACCGCAGCGCCGAGGACTTCGCGCAGTCCCGTCACGAGCAGGAGCTGGACCGGCTGCTCGCCGACCCCCTCACCCGCGGCGGCCCGGCCGCCGAGGCCGCCCGCGACGAGGCGCTCAACAAGCAGATCGCGCTGGTCGACCAGGCCAGGGCCGTGCTCGACCGGGACCTCGCGCAGCTCACCGCCGAGGCCGAGGTGGTCGAGCCCGCGCTGCCGCCGGCCTTCGCGGGCTGGGAGAACCCGGTGTGGCACGGCTACCGGGTGCCCTCGGAGCCGCCGATGGCCGTCCGTCTCGGTAACCTGTCCCTGCCCGAGGCACCCGAGCTGCGCATCCCGCTGCTCGCCCGGCTGCCGCTGGAGCGCGGGCTGTGGATCGACAGCGAGGACGACCGGCGGCTGGCCATGGAGACGGCGGTCTCGATCGCGGCCCGGCTGCTCGCCTCGTACCCGGTCGGCGGGTTCGCCGTGCACGCGCTGGACCCGGCGGGTTCCGGCGCGGGGGCGCTGGCCCCGCTCTACGCGGGCGGCGCCCTGGTGCTGCCGCCGCCCGCCGCAGGGGCCGCCGGGGTCAGCGACGTGCTGGGCCGGCTCACCGAGCGGGTCGATCTGCTCCAGATGGCGATGCGCGGGGGAGCGGCCGACGCGCTGCCGCCCGGCTTCGACACGGCCGAACAGCTGCTGATCGTCAACGAGTTCCCGTACGGCTTCGACGACCGGGCCGTCAACCAGTTGCGGTATCTCGCCGACGAGGGGCCCGCGGCGGGCGTCCATCTGCTGCTGGTGGCCGACCGCGAGGACGCCGCCGCGTACGGCCCGGTGCTCGATCCCCTGTGGCGCTCGATGCTGCGGCTCACTCCGGAGCCCAGCGAGCACTTGGCCGACCCGTGGGTCGGCCACGCGTGGACCTACGAACCGGCGCTCGTCCCGCCGGGCAGCCAGATCCTCACCCAGGTCCTCCGCCAACTGGCCGCCGCCCGCCCCGCCTACGGCCCCTGA
- a CDS encoding TerD family protein: MTVNMTKGQKISLSKSDGGTLTAVRMGLGWQAAPRRGLFGTRTREIDLDASAVLFADKQPVDVVFFRHLTSDDGSVRHTGDNLVGGAGQGGDDESILVDLARVPVHVDQIVFTVNSFTGQTFAEVQNAFCRLVDETNGQELARYTLTGGGQYTAQIMAKVQRGAGGWSMTAIGTPANGRTFQDLIPAILPAL, translated from the coding sequence GTGACGGTCAACATGACCAAGGGCCAGAAGATCAGCCTGAGCAAGTCCGACGGAGGGACGCTGACGGCGGTTCGGATGGGGCTCGGCTGGCAGGCCGCCCCGCGCCGGGGGCTGTTCGGCACCCGGACCCGCGAGATCGACCTGGACGCCTCCGCTGTGCTCTTCGCCGACAAGCAGCCGGTCGACGTGGTGTTCTTCCGTCACCTGACCAGCGACGACGGCTCGGTGCGGCACACCGGTGACAATCTGGTCGGCGGCGCGGGGCAGGGCGGTGACGACGAGTCGATCCTGGTCGACCTCGCCCGGGTCCCGGTCCATGTCGACCAGATCGTCTTCACGGTGAACTCCTTCACCGGGCAGACCTTCGCCGAGGTGCAGAACGCGTTCTGCCGGCTGGTGGACGAGACCAACGGCCAGGAGCTGGCCCGCTACACCCTCACCGGCGGCGGCCAGTACACCGCGCAGATCATGGCCAAGGTGCAGCGCGGCGCGGGCGGCTGGTCGATGACGGCCATCGGCACGCCCGCCAACGGCCGTACCTTCCAGGACCTGATTCCGGCCATCCTGCCCGCCCTGTAA
- the uvrB gene encoding excinuclease ABC subunit UvrB has translation MRPVSDIERTVAPFEVVSPYQPSGDQPTAINDLERRVRAGEQGVVLLGATGTGKSATTAWMIERLQRPTLVMAPNKTLAAQLANEFRELLPNNAVEYFVSYYDYYQPEAYVPQTDTYIEKDSSINEEVERLRHSATNSLLTRRDVVVVASVSCIYGLGTPQEYIDRMVRLNVGDVIDRDQLLRRFVDIQYTRNDMAFTRGTFRVRGDTIEIFPVYEQLAVRIEMFGDEIEALYTLHPLTGEVITEDRQIYVFPATHYVAGPERMERAIAGIEKELEGQLALMEKQGKLLEAQRLRMRTTYDIEMMRQIGSCSGIENYSRHIDGREQGSAPDTLIDYFPEDFLLVIDESHVTVPQIGAMYEGDASRKRTLVDHGFRLPSALDNRPLKWEEFLGRVGQTVYLSATPGPYELSRGDGVVEQIIRPTGLIDPEVVVKPTEGQIDDLVHEIRLRTEKDERVLVTTLTKKMSEDLTDYLLELGIQVRYLHSDIDTLRRVELLHELRAGEYDVLVGINLLREGLDLPEVSLVAILDADKEGFLRSGTSLIQTIGRAARNVSGQVHMYADRITPAMEKAIDETNRRREKQIAYNTERGIDPQPLRKKISGILDSFAREDADTEELLGSGRQRSRGKAPVPGLSAKPGGKRTSAALPAEELADLIGQLTDQMHTAAAELQFEVAARIRDELGELKKELRQMREAGMA, from the coding sequence ATGCGGCCCGTATCAGATATCGAACGCACGGTGGCGCCCTTCGAGGTCGTCAGTCCCTACCAGCCCAGCGGTGACCAGCCCACCGCGATCAACGACCTCGAACGCCGGGTGCGCGCCGGTGAGCAGGGCGTGGTCCTGCTCGGCGCGACCGGCACCGGCAAGTCCGCCACCACCGCGTGGATGATCGAGCGCCTTCAGCGTCCCACCCTGGTGATGGCGCCGAACAAGACGCTGGCCGCCCAGCTCGCCAACGAGTTCCGCGAGCTGCTGCCGAACAACGCGGTCGAGTACTTCGTCTCGTACTACGACTACTACCAGCCCGAGGCGTACGTCCCGCAGACGGACACCTACATCGAGAAGGACTCGTCCATCAACGAGGAGGTCGAGCGGCTGCGGCACTCGGCCACCAACTCGCTGCTGACCAGGCGCGATGTCGTCGTGGTCGCCTCCGTCTCCTGCATCTACGGCCTGGGCACCCCACAGGAGTACATCGACCGCATGGTCCGGCTCAATGTCGGGGACGTCATCGACCGCGACCAGCTGCTCCGCCGTTTCGTCGACATCCAGTACACGCGCAACGACATGGCGTTCACCCGCGGCACCTTCCGGGTCCGCGGCGACACCATCGAGATCTTCCCGGTCTACGAGCAGCTGGCCGTCCGGATCGAGATGTTCGGCGACGAGATCGAGGCGCTGTACACCCTCCACCCGCTCACCGGCGAGGTCATCACCGAGGACCGCCAGATCTATGTCTTCCCCGCCACCCACTACGTGGCGGGACCGGAGCGGATGGAGCGGGCCATCGCCGGCATCGAGAAGGAGCTCGAAGGCCAGCTCGCGCTGATGGAGAAGCAGGGCAAGCTGCTGGAGGCCCAGCGGCTGCGGATGCGCACCACGTACGACATCGAGATGATGCGGCAGATCGGCTCCTGCTCCGGCATCGAGAACTACTCACGGCACATCGACGGCCGTGAGCAGGGCTCCGCGCCCGACACCCTCATCGACTACTTCCCCGAGGACTTCCTGCTGGTCATCGACGAGTCGCATGTCACCGTGCCGCAGATCGGCGCGATGTACGAGGGCGACGCGTCCCGCAAGCGCACCCTGGTCGACCACGGCTTCCGGCTGCCGTCCGCGCTGGACAACCGCCCGCTGAAGTGGGAGGAGTTCCTCGGCCGGGTCGGCCAGACCGTCTATCTGTCCGCGACCCCGGGGCCGTACGAGCTGTCGCGCGGCGACGGCGTGGTCGAGCAGATCATCCGGCCGACCGGCCTGATCGACCCCGAGGTCGTCGTCAAGCCCACCGAGGGCCAGATCGACGACCTGGTGCACGAGATCCGGCTGCGCACCGAGAAGGACGAAAGGGTGCTGGTCACCACCCTCACCAAGAAGATGTCCGAGGACCTCACCGACTACCTGCTGGAGCTCGGCATCCAGGTGCGCTATCTGCACAGCGACATCGACACCCTGCGCAGGGTCGAGCTGCTGCACGAGCTGCGCGCGGGTGAGTACGACGTCCTGGTCGGCATCAACCTGCTCCGTGAGGGCCTGGACCTGCCCGAGGTGTCGCTGGTCGCCATCCTGGACGCGGACAAGGAGGGCTTCCTGCGCTCGGGCACCTCGCTGATCCAGACCATCGGCCGCGCCGCCCGTAACGTGTCCGGCCAGGTCCACATGTACGCGGACCGGATCACCCCGGCGATGGAGAAGGCCATCGACGAGACCAACCGCCGCCGTGAGAAGCAGATCGCGTACAACACCGAGCGCGGTATCGACCCGCAGCCGCTGCGCAAGAAGATCTCGGGCATCCTGGACTCCTTCGCCCGCGAGGACGCCGACACCGAGGAGCTGCTGGGCTCCGGGCGGCAGCGCTCGCGCGGCAAGGCGCCCGTGCCGGGGCTGTCGGCCAAGCCCGGTGGGAAGCGGACCTCGGCGGCCCTGCCCGCGGAGGAGCTGGCCGACCTGATCGGCCAGCTCACCGACCAGATGCACACCGCCGCCGCGGAGCTCCAGTTCGAGGTCGCGGCCCGGATCAGGGACGAGCTGGGCGAGCTCAAGAAGGAGCTGCGGCAGATGCGTGAGGCCGGGATGGCATAG
- a CDS encoding methylated-DNA--[protein]-cysteine S-methyltransferase codes for MTNAAAWTVLDTPIGPLLVAGTEEGLALVGFRADEAVTARALESMSRRLGRTAVEDAARMAPAAAQFDAYFAGELREFSLPLDWSLITGFARRVLRELESGVPYGTVVGYQDLADRVGEPGAARAVGAAMGANPLPLVVPCHRVVESDGGIGGFGGGLEIKRALLALEGVLPAPLF; via the coding sequence GTGACGAACGCCGCTGCCTGGACTGTCCTGGACACACCGATCGGCCCGCTGCTGGTGGCGGGGACCGAGGAAGGGCTCGCGCTGGTCGGTTTCCGGGCCGACGAGGCGGTGACCGCGCGCGCCCTGGAGTCGATGAGCCGGCGGCTGGGCCGCACAGCCGTCGAGGACGCGGCCCGGATGGCGCCGGCCGCCGCGCAGTTCGACGCGTACTTCGCGGGCGAGCTGCGGGAATTCAGCCTGCCGCTGGACTGGTCGCTGATCACCGGCTTCGCCCGGCGGGTGCTGCGCGAGCTGGAGTCGGGTGTCCCGTACGGCACGGTGGTCGGCTATCAGGACCTGGCCGACCGGGTGGGCGAGCCGGGGGCGGCGCGGGCGGTGGGCGCGGCGATGGGGGCGAATCCACTGCCGCTGGTGGTGCCCTGCCACCGGGTGGTGGAGAGCGACGGGGGGATCGGCGGTTTCGGGGGCGGGCTGGAGATCAAGCGGGCGCTGCTGGCGCTGGAGGGGGTGCTGCCCGCGCCTCTGTTCTGA
- a CDS encoding slipin family protein, whose protein sequence is MGTLVVVLIVAAVLGLIVVPRTVRIVKQYERGVIYRFGRVNRLPKEPGPRFLVPFVDKMTKVNMQIVTMPVPAQDGITRDNVSVRVDAVLYFRVVDPIRASVDVQNYEFAMLQVAQTSLRSIIGKSDLDDLLSGREHLHEGLELMLSTPAAGWGVHIDRVEIKDVALPESMKRSMARQAEADRERRARIITADGELQASHKLSQAAKAMDANPSALQLRLLQTVVEVAAEKNSTLVMPFPVEMLRFFDRAGQSGGDSAGQPPATATAAADPQSEPADAPPEIEADTRAELPKADQQPQIPDPRSSEE, encoded by the coding sequence ATGGGAACCCTTGTTGTCGTACTGATCGTCGCCGCAGTGCTCGGACTGATCGTGGTGCCGCGGACCGTGCGGATCGTCAAGCAGTACGAACGCGGGGTGATCTACCGTTTCGGCCGGGTCAACCGGCTGCCCAAGGAACCGGGCCCGCGCTTCCTCGTCCCCTTCGTCGACAAGATGACGAAGGTCAATATGCAGATCGTCACCATGCCCGTGCCCGCCCAGGACGGCATCACCCGGGACAACGTGTCGGTCCGGGTGGACGCCGTGCTGTACTTCCGGGTCGTGGACCCGATACGCGCCTCCGTGGACGTGCAGAACTACGAGTTCGCGATGCTCCAGGTCGCCCAGACCTCGCTGCGGTCGATCATCGGCAAGAGTGACCTGGACGATCTGCTGTCGGGGCGCGAGCACCTGCACGAGGGCCTGGAGCTGATGCTGTCCACCCCGGCCGCGGGCTGGGGTGTGCACATCGACCGGGTCGAGATCAAGGACGTGGCCCTGCCGGAGTCCATGAAGCGGTCGATGGCCCGGCAGGCCGAGGCAGACCGTGAGCGCCGGGCCCGGATCATCACGGCCGACGGTGAGCTCCAGGCGTCGCACAAGCTGTCCCAGGCCGCGAAGGCCATGGACGCCAACCCCTCCGCGCTCCAACTGCGGCTGCTCCAGACCGTGGTGGAGGTCGCCGCCGAGAAGAACTCGACGCTCGTCATGCCCTTCCCCGTGGAGATGCTGAGGTTCTTCGACCGGGCGGGGCAGAGCGGGGGCGACAGCGCGGGGCAGCCCCCGGCCACCGCGACGGCCGCGGCGGACCCGCAGTCGGAGCCGGCCGATGCGCCGCCGGAGATCGAGGCCGACACCCGGGCGGAGCTGCCGAAGGCCGACCAGCAGCCGCAGATCCCCGACCCGCGCAGCTCCGAGGAGTAG